Proteins encoded together in one Flavobacteriales bacterium window:
- a CDS encoding DUF3817 domain-containing protein has product MHPLLARFRTVAIAEGWSFLVLLFVAMPLKYMIGWPWAVKVVGWAHGVLFVWYWVAAVPLFTKLKWDVERIVGLGLASVLPFGTFVMERKWLR; this is encoded by the coding sequence ATGCATCCCCTTCTCGCCCGCTTCCGCACCGTCGCCATCGCCGAAGGCTGGAGCTTCCTCGTGCTGCTCTTCGTGGCCATGCCCCTCAAGTACATGATCGGCTGGCCCTGGGCCGTGAAGGTGGTGGGCTGGGCGCATGGCGTCCTCTTCGTATGGTACTGGGTGGCCGCCGTGCCGCTCTTCACCAAGCTGAAGTGGGATGTGGAACGCATCGTGGGCCTCGGACTGGCCAGCGTGCTGCCGTTCGGCACCTTCGTGATGGAGCGCAAGTGGCTCCGCTGA
- a CDS encoding LysM peptidoglycan-binding domain-containing protein, with amino-acid sequence MMRLLLPLLLVLLLSPAAMGQEVREVDGKRYVVHTVVAGQTLYGISRHYAVPVPRLTEANPAAAQGLSIGQVLLIPQDAVDRKELRSAPKFRATGELVHTVAKKETLFGIAQRYGVEQTALIERNPELVGGLKAGMELVIPPATAKEVPTTASAPARADNSRSHLVLAGETLFGLGKQYGIPVEALKEANGGLADGLKVGTYLRIPAPPAPEPAVDTVPRSARYDVGLLLPLCLDRNDSVHAADPDHKGLYSVTDIAGQFLAGARMAIDSMARMGMRMDVHLYDVGDDATVWGPVLRKGEMRSMDLFIGPFHRGAIDQLAAVARDAHIVCPVPQSNKVILGHPQVSKVISGRPDLVRHMGRYAATKHARENLILLRPDLPAEKELQDQLQRAVQGALAERADRLRDSVLVARPGKRDLGDLSGKLDAARLNVLLVPSEDVEFVSTLVTRLTPLVGKYRIVVFGLPAWSTMDVLEPGDLNKLDLHVAAASHIDREAPAVRDFVERFRAVNNTDAGPYAFLGFDVTMYYLTALHEEGPGFADRLDRVVTTPLHMGFRMRRMGIENGFGNESAVMLEYRDMGVHLAR; translated from the coding sequence ATGATGCGCCTGCTCCTGCCCCTGCTCCTGGTCCTCCTCCTGTCGCCTGCCGCGATGGGTCAGGAGGTGCGCGAAGTGGACGGCAAGCGTTATGTGGTGCACACCGTGGTGGCCGGGCAGACCCTTTACGGCATCAGCCGGCACTACGCGGTCCCGGTTCCGCGGCTCACCGAGGCCAATCCGGCGGCCGCCCAGGGCCTCAGCATCGGCCAGGTGTTGCTGATCCCGCAGGACGCGGTGGACCGCAAGGAGCTGCGGAGCGCGCCGAAGTTCCGCGCCACCGGCGAGCTGGTGCACACCGTGGCGAAGAAGGAGACCCTGTTCGGCATCGCACAACGCTATGGCGTGGAGCAGACGGCCCTGATCGAGCGGAACCCCGAGCTGGTGGGCGGGCTGAAGGCGGGCATGGAGCTGGTGATCCCGCCGGCGACGGCCAAGGAGGTGCCCACCACGGCGTCGGCCCCGGCGCGCGCCGACAACAGCCGGTCGCACCTGGTGCTGGCGGGCGAAACGCTGTTCGGCCTCGGCAAGCAATACGGCATCCCCGTGGAGGCACTGAAGGAGGCCAACGGCGGGCTGGCGGACGGCCTGAAGGTGGGCACCTACCTGCGCATTCCCGCGCCGCCCGCGCCCGAGCCGGCGGTGGACACGGTGCCCAGGTCCGCCCGCTACGACGTGGGGCTGCTGCTGCCGCTCTGCCTGGACCGCAACGACAGCGTGCACGCCGCCGACCCGGACCACAAGGGGCTGTACTCCGTCACCGACATCGCCGGTCAGTTCCTGGCCGGTGCGCGCATGGCCATCGATTCCATGGCCCGCATGGGGATGCGGATGGACGTGCACCTGTACGACGTGGGCGACGATGCCACCGTGTGGGGGCCGGTGCTGCGCAAGGGCGAGATGCGCAGCATGGACCTCTTCATCGGCCCTTTCCACCGGGGCGCGATCGACCAGCTGGCGGCGGTGGCACGCGATGCGCACATCGTGTGCCCCGTGCCCCAGAGCAACAAGGTGATCCTGGGCCATCCGCAGGTGAGCAAAGTGATCAGCGGCCGCCCGGACCTGGTACGGCACATGGGCCGGTACGCCGCCACGAAGCACGCGCGGGAGAACCTGATCCTGCTGCGGCCCGACCTGCCGGCGGAGAAGGAGCTCCAGGACCAGCTGCAGCGGGCCGTACAGGGCGCCCTGGCCGAACGCGCGGACCGGTTGCGGGACAGCGTGCTGGTGGCCCGGCCCGGCAAACGGGACCTCGGCGACCTGAGCGGCAAGCTCGATGCGGCCCGGCTCAACGTGCTGTTGGTCCCGAGCGAGGACGTGGAGTTCGTGAGCACGCTGGTGACCCGGTTGACGCCGCTGGTGGGCAAGTACCGCATCGTGGTGTTCGGCCTGCCGGCGTGGAGCACGATGGACGTGCTGGAGCCCGGTGACCTGAACAAGCTTGACCTGCATGTGGCCGCCGCCTCGCACATCGACCGGGAGGCCCCGGCGGTGCGGGACTTCGTGGAACGGTTCAGGGCCGTGAACAACACCGATGCGGGGCCTTACGCCTTCCTCGGGTTCGACGTCACGATGTACTACCTCACGGCCCTGCACGAAGAGGGGCCTGGCTTCGCCGACCGCCTCGACCGGGTGGTGACCACCCCGCTGCACATGGGCTTCCGCATGCGACGCATGGGCATCGAGAACGGCTTCGGCAACGAGAGCGCCGTGATGCTCGAGTACCGCGACATGGGCGTGCACTTGGCCCGCTAG
- a CDS encoding T9SS type A sorting domain-containing protein, whose amino-acid sequence MMTRSLRALTTLLLALTLAPSFAQEDTVRVQALTYDSITTRRGWWVFPDGSHTYRKVLMHHTLKCDAQTTQDQYACGEWDYLTYNLIHEHTGVLDSSALQHPWFKVGAATPNSVERASVPNYDIRQLLAPRRTVAATITESTHMVGSGGAWDAGLLEAVQGTSRTQALYLASELSAAGLQPGPIEQLRFTTDAQGNGAFGRFTIRMKHSPAASLGSAFDEAALTTVHEVAPASLGTAAGEQVFVLQPPFTWDGTSNILVDMAAARSVGLAAPQVVGTALPDMAVQAVGRDGYLELKDDLIGVDPTPIANAGPAITIMFRVWGDASIPVNTTAFEALDGQGRRVLNVHLPWSDGRVYWDAGQDGTGFDRIDKAATTPNVEGQWNHWAFVKNASTGSMKIYLNGVLWHSGTGKTRPISGISRLRFASGANGEFPYPGRMDEINVFNTEVNATTIGAWANRAVDATHPNAADLLYSFHCDELPGDHMLVNAADPAHNAWPLGTPRRAYRDAPELHHTAQPIATRADLTFVQGSYTTVTDTVLLERPEPRDLLTQEYFQVSGNTVVPVDTVFSWAGGYTHTYTPDGSVLDSALVPSTLDLNDTLDYYGVPFELVNDWEVGRYITPYGIGLSLGPQGFRWTFDVTDYQWLLHDSVELSAGNQQELIDLEFELIEGTPPRTVVAHQRPWGGLTSRSYADLSNDVALPPVTVQLSPAASQWSLRTRLTGHGHNSNNGQYPHCCEWKDNTHYLYLNGAEQDAWHIWQTNDCALNPVYPQGGTWLGSREGWCPGDLVKDHEVRLTGLNPGGTATLDYRITPVPANNQGMGGGNYVINMDLLEFGAPAHTLDAEILEVQRPSTTDVHRRNNPLCHDPLVVLRNAGAQDLTSVTFTYGVEGGTPMTWTWNGLLKHMERTEVVLPVDGAGFWVGATPSVFTVSVSAPNGGADGNPVNDSYRTAFELPAVYPETIVVNYKTNNFPGENSLSIRDVYGSVIFERSNHAANTIYSDTLTLFAGCYTAEFLDTGNDGLSYWADPGAGNGYFRLRRTTGSILKSFDPEFGRSIKWSFTSGALVGVDELVPAAELEAWPNPTNGEVTVAVQGILGDALIEVLDMRGTLVQRQQRALHGGDRFTLDLGGAADGLYEVRITGADRQGQLRVVKQ is encoded by the coding sequence ATGATGACCCGCTCCCTTCGCGCCCTGACCACCCTTCTGCTGGCGCTCACCCTCGCCCCTTCCTTCGCCCAGGAGGACACGGTGCGCGTGCAGGCCCTCACCTATGACAGCATCACCACGCGGCGCGGCTGGTGGGTCTTCCCCGACGGCTCGCACACCTACCGCAAGGTGCTGATGCACCACACCCTGAAGTGCGATGCGCAGACCACCCAGGACCAGTACGCCTGCGGCGAGTGGGATTACCTCACTTACAACCTCATCCACGAGCACACCGGCGTGCTGGACAGCTCCGCCCTGCAGCATCCGTGGTTCAAGGTGGGCGCGGCCACGCCCAACAGCGTGGAGCGGGCCTCCGTGCCGAACTACGACATCAGGCAGCTGCTGGCGCCCCGCCGCACGGTGGCGGCCACGATCACCGAGTCCACGCACATGGTGGGCAGCGGTGGCGCTTGGGACGCGGGGCTGCTGGAGGCCGTACAGGGCACCAGCCGCACGCAGGCCCTCTACCTCGCCTCCGAGCTCAGCGCCGCCGGGCTGCAGCCCGGGCCCATCGAGCAGTTGCGCTTCACCACGGACGCACAGGGCAATGGGGCCTTCGGCCGCTTCACCATCCGCATGAAGCACAGCCCGGCGGCCTCCCTGGGCTCCGCGTTCGACGAGGCGGCGCTGACGACGGTGCACGAGGTGGCCCCGGCCAGCCTGGGCACCGCCGCCGGTGAGCAGGTGTTCGTGCTGCAACCGCCCTTCACGTGGGACGGCACGTCGAACATCCTGGTGGACATGGCCGCCGCGCGCAGCGTGGGTCTGGCCGCGCCGCAGGTGGTGGGCACCGCCCTGCCGGACATGGCCGTGCAGGCCGTGGGCCGTGACGGCTACCTGGAGCTCAAGGACGACCTGATCGGCGTGGACCCCACCCCCATCGCCAACGCGGGCCCCGCCATCACCATCATGTTCCGGGTGTGGGGCGACGCCAGCATCCCGGTGAACACCACGGCCTTCGAGGCGTTGGACGGCCAGGGGCGGCGCGTGCTGAACGTGCACCTCCCGTGGAGCGATGGCCGCGTGTACTGGGACGCCGGGCAGGACGGCACCGGCTTCGACCGCATCGACAAGGCGGCCACCACGCCCAACGTCGAGGGCCAGTGGAACCATTGGGCCTTCGTGAAGAACGCCTCCACCGGCAGCATGAAGATCTACCTGAACGGCGTGCTGTGGCACAGTGGCACCGGCAAGACGCGCCCCATCTCGGGCATCAGCCGCCTGCGCTTCGCCAGTGGCGCCAACGGCGAGTTCCCCTACCCCGGGCGCATGGACGAGATCAACGTGTTCAACACGGAGGTGAACGCCACCACCATCGGCGCCTGGGCGAACCGGGCCGTGGACGCCACGCACCCCAATGCCGCCGACCTGCTCTACAGCTTCCACTGCGACGAGCTGCCCGGGGACCACATGCTGGTGAACGCCGCCGATCCGGCGCACAACGCCTGGCCGCTCGGCACCCCGCGCCGGGCCTACCGCGATGCGCCGGAGCTGCACCACACTGCGCAGCCCATCGCCACCCGCGCCGACCTCACCTTCGTGCAGGGCAGCTACACCACCGTCACCGACACGGTGCTGCTGGAGCGCCCCGAGCCGCGCGACCTGCTCACCCAGGAGTACTTCCAGGTGAGCGGCAACACGGTGGTGCCGGTGGACACGGTGTTCAGCTGGGCGGGCGGCTACACGCACACCTATACGCCCGATGGCTCGGTGCTCGACTCGGCCCTGGTGCCGTCCACCCTGGACCTCAACGACACGCTGGACTACTACGGCGTACCCTTCGAGCTGGTGAACGACTGGGAGGTCGGGCGCTACATCACGCCGTACGGCATCGGGTTGTCGCTGGGCCCCCAGGGCTTCCGCTGGACCTTCGACGTCACCGACTACCAGTGGCTGTTGCACGACAGTGTGGAGCTGAGCGCCGGGAACCAGCAGGAGCTCATCGACCTGGAGTTCGAGCTGATCGAGGGCACGCCGCCGCGCACCGTGGTGGCGCATCAACGCCCCTGGGGCGGCCTCACCAGCCGCAGCTACGCCGACCTCAGCAACGACGTGGCTCTGCCGCCAGTGACCGTGCAGCTGTCGCCCGCCGCCAGCCAATGGAGCCTGCGCACGCGCCTCACCGGCCACGGCCACAACAGCAACAACGGCCAGTATCCGCACTGCTGCGAGTGGAAGGACAACACGCACTACCTCTACCTCAACGGCGCGGAGCAGGACGCCTGGCACATCTGGCAGACGAACGACTGCGCGCTGAACCCCGTGTACCCGCAGGGCGGCACCTGGCTGGGCAGCCGCGAAGGCTGGTGCCCAGGCGACCTGGTGAAGGACCACGAGGTGCGGCTCACCGGCCTGAACCCCGGTGGCACGGCCACGCTGGACTACCGCATCACCCCGGTGCCCGCGAACAACCAGGGCATGGGCGGCGGCAACTACGTGATCAACATGGACCTGCTGGAGTTCGGCGCGCCCGCGCACACGCTCGACGCGGAGATCCTGGAGGTGCAGCGCCCCAGCACCACCGATGTGCACCGCCGCAACAACCCGCTGTGCCACGACCCGCTGGTGGTACTGCGCAACGCCGGCGCCCAGGACCTCACCAGCGTCACCTTCACCTACGGCGTGGAGGGCGGAACGCCCATGACCTGGACGTGGAACGGTCTGCTGAAGCACATGGAGCGCACCGAGGTGGTGCTGCCGGTGGATGGCGCGGGCTTCTGGGTGGGGGCCACCCCGTCCGTGTTCACCGTCAGCGTGAGCGCGCCCAACGGCGGTGCCGACGGCAACCCCGTGAACGACAGCTACCGCACCGCCTTCGAGCTGCCCGCCGTGTATCCGGAGACCATCGTGGTGAACTACAAGACCAACAACTTCCCCGGGGAGAACAGCCTCAGCATTCGCGACGTGTACGGCAGCGTCATCTTCGAGCGCAGCAACCACGCGGCCAACACCATCTACTCCGACACGCTGACGCTCTTCGCCGGCTGCTACACGGCGGAGTTCCTGGACACCGGCAATGACGGCCTTAGCTACTGGGCCGATCCCGGCGCCGGCAACGGCTACTTCCGCCTGCGCCGCACCACGGGCAGCATCCTCAAGAGCTTCGACCCCGAGTTCGGCCGCAGCATCAAGTGGTCGTTCACCAGCGGCGCGCTCGTGGGCGTGGACGAGCTGGTGCCCGCCGCGGAGCTGGAGGCCTGGCCCAACCCCACGAACGGCGAGGTGACCGTGGCCGTGCAGGGCATCCTGGGCGATGCGCTGATCGAGGTGCTCGACATGCGCGGGACGCTCGTGCAGCGCCAGCAGCGGGCACTGCACGGCGGCGACCGCTTCACCCTGGACCTGGGCGGTGCCGCCGACGGGCTCTACGAGGTGCGCATCACCGGTGCCGACCGGCAGGGGCAGCTCCGGGTGGTGAAGCAGTGA
- the bshC gene encoding bacillithiol biosynthesis cysteine-adding enzyme BshC translates to MRRLALPYAATGQFSRMVLDLLEDAPAIQPFRQHGFHTDGLQRSLAERHFPAAHRLALSETLRHQYGDLPRHEAVQANLDRLTRHGTVTVTTGHQLSLFGGPAFVLFKVLNTVRLARDLSTEARPVVPVFWMASEDHDLAEVDHVVMRGETVRWNTTAGGPVGRMTLSGIGPALQRVETLLGPEAVHLRDLLREAYAEDRTLAEATRRLINGLFGHLGVVVLDGDDPALKALFAPVMREELLNGLIARTAAYAEQQFPEGYSAQAHVRPINLFHLAPGSRARIAPDGDELHVVEGGPRWTVDEALAELEQRPEDFSPNVLMRPLYQETVLPNVAYVGGGGELAYWMQLRWAFQAVQLPMPVTALRTSGVFLAEADADRLSGLGLSMEDVFAERHAVERRLAERDAPFATRLDREREALRALFSGVAERTAAAGPSFVRSAASAEQRALHGIGRLEQRLLRTAKHRNEVVLRRYHAVRDAVFPNGVLQERREGFLSLLADHGPQLIDELLSGLDPLEKRFSVFVVPPRSAQEA, encoded by the coding sequence ATGCGGCGCCTCGCCCTGCCCTACGCGGCCACCGGCCAGTTCAGCCGGATGGTGCTCGACCTGCTCGAGGATGCGCCCGCGATCCAGCCCTTCCGTCAGCACGGCTTTCACACCGACGGGCTCCAGCGGTCCCTGGCGGAACGCCACTTCCCCGCCGCGCATCGGCTGGCGCTCTCCGAGACCTTGCGGCACCAGTATGGCGATCTGCCGCGGCACGAAGCCGTGCAGGCCAACCTGGACCGACTGACCCGTCACGGCACGGTCACCGTCACCACCGGCCACCAGCTCTCCCTGTTCGGAGGCCCGGCGTTCGTGCTGTTCAAGGTGTTGAACACCGTGCGGCTCGCACGCGACCTTTCCACCGAGGCTCGGCCAGTGGTACCCGTGTTCTGGATGGCCTCCGAGGACCACGACCTCGCCGAGGTGGACCATGTGGTGATGCGCGGCGAGACCGTGCGGTGGAACACGACGGCCGGCGGTCCGGTGGGGCGCATGACCCTGTCGGGCATCGGACCGGCGCTCCAGCGCGTGGAGACCCTGCTGGGGCCCGAGGCCGTGCACCTGCGCGACCTGCTTCGCGAGGCCTACGCCGAAGACCGCACCCTGGCCGAGGCCACCCGCCGGCTCATCAACGGCCTCTTCGGCCACCTCGGCGTGGTGGTGCTCGATGGTGACGACCCTGCATTGAAAGCGCTGTTCGCACCGGTGATGCGCGAGGAGCTGCTGAACGGCCTCATCGCGCGCACCGCGGCCTACGCCGAGCAGCAGTTCCCGGAGGGCTACAGCGCCCAGGCCCATGTTCGGCCCATCAACCTGTTCCACCTGGCACCGGGCTCCAGGGCGCGCATCGCACCGGACGGCGATGAACTGCACGTGGTGGAGGGCGGCCCGCGCTGGACGGTGGACGAAGCCCTGGCGGAACTGGAGCAGCGGCCGGAGGACTTCTCACCGAACGTGCTGATGCGTCCGCTCTATCAGGAGACGGTGCTGCCCAATGTGGCGTACGTGGGTGGTGGCGGCGAACTGGCGTACTGGATGCAGCTGCGGTGGGCCTTCCAGGCGGTGCAGCTGCCCATGCCGGTCACCGCGCTGCGCACCTCGGGGGTGTTCCTTGCAGAGGCCGATGCCGACCGACTGTCCGGACTTGGCCTTTCGATGGAGGACGTGTTCGCCGAACGCCACGCGGTGGAACGCCGGCTGGCCGAACGCGATGCACCCTTCGCCACGCGGCTCGATCGCGAACGGGAGGCCCTGCGCGCGCTCTTCAGCGGTGTGGCCGAACGTACCGCAGCGGCCGGACCCAGCTTCGTGCGGTCGGCGGCCAGCGCCGAGCAACGTGCCTTGCATGGGATCGGGCGGTTGGAGCAGCGGCTGCTGCGCACGGCCAAGCATCGCAACGAGGTGGTGCTCCGGCGCTACCACGCGGTGCGCGATGCGGTCTTTCCGAACGGAGTACTGCAGGAGAGACGAGAGGGTTTCCTCAGCCTGCTGGCGGATCATGGACCGCAGCTGATCGACGAATTGCTCAGCGGGTTGGACCCGCTGGAGAAGCGGTTCTCGGTGTTCGTCGTTCCGCCGCGCTCAGCGCAGGAAGCGTAG
- a CDS encoding YtxH domain-containing protein: protein MSDERTHGVLGFMAGLAAGAALGVLFAPRSGKETREAIAGAGRKARDRFGDTMDEAHQAWSEMKGKAQDTASMTREEVEDFLRFLFEEGRDLADRLRKDVSTTAEEAASKAQQTADHIRHGH from the coding sequence ATGAGCGACGAACGAACCCATGGGGTCCTCGGCTTCATGGCCGGCCTGGCCGCCGGCGCCGCCTTGGGCGTCCTCTTCGCGCCGCGCAGCGGCAAGGAGACCCGCGAGGCCATCGCCGGTGCGGGCCGAAAAGCCCGCGACCGCTTCGGTGACACGATGGACGAGGCGCATCAGGCCTGGAGCGAGATGAAGGGCAAGGCCCAGGACACCGCCTCCATGACGCGCGAGGAGGTCGAGGACTTCCTGCGCTTCCTCTTCGAGGAGGGCCGCGACCTGGCCGACCGCCTTCGCAAGGATGTGAGCACGACCGCCGAGGAGGCCGCCTCCAAGGCCCAGCAGACCGCCGACCACATCCGCCATGGCCACTGA
- a CDS encoding DUF1801 domain-containing protein: MATIQRKTTTKKAAARKAPTKVAAPKRTPTKKTATNKTQATTASAEAFVGAIADVGLRADCEALLRLMRKATGQDPVMWGPAMVGFGRYSYTYDSGRSGEWSAVGFSPRKANLTLYLMAGFDQHTALLGRLGKHTVAKSCLYLKRLADVDLAVLERLVAAAYIAVTQRK; the protein is encoded by the coding sequence ATGGCCACCATACAGCGCAAGACGACCACCAAGAAAGCGGCAGCCCGCAAGGCCCCGACGAAAGTGGCCGCTCCGAAGAGAACGCCGACGAAGAAGACCGCCACCAACAAGACCCAGGCCACCACGGCCAGCGCCGAGGCCTTCGTGGGCGCCATCGCCGACGTGGGCCTGCGTGCCGACTGTGAAGCGCTGCTGCGGCTCATGCGCAAGGCCACCGGACAGGACCCGGTGATGTGGGGCCCCGCGATGGTAGGCTTCGGGCGCTACAGCTATACCTACGACAGCGGGCGCAGCGGCGAGTGGTCCGCCGTGGGCTTCAGCCCGCGCAAAGCCAACCTCACCCTTTACCTGATGGCGGGCTTCGACCAGCACACGGCGCTGCTGGGCAGGCTCGGGAAGCACACCGTTGCGAAGAGCTGCCTGTACCTGAAGCGGCTGGCCGATGTGGACCTGGCCGTGCTGGAGCGGCTGGTGGCCGCAGCATACATCGCCGTGACGCAGCGGAAGTGA
- a CDS encoding AI-2E family transporter has protein sequence MPANDALQRYVLTLLAVVLTVLVLAYGRDLFLLLFVSALFTFLLLPLSRRMEKAGRPRWVGALVATLALVAVVMGAFFFLGWQFTRFGGELPALQQTLHVKVQALMRWVEGAVHIDRRDQIQWFNAQVAGLADTGGQLVMEVFSGAGAALGVIVPIPFFVFLLLMMKDKFREFLVHWSEGRETDAVAIVRRISALSRSYLRGVLLVMLILGTLNSIGFLALGLPYAVVMGFLLALLNLIPYIGVLLGSLLPILVALLTKDSIGYAIGALAVCLITQFLDNNFITPKVVGGSVSLNPLASMLALIAAGMLWGVVGMVVAIPLAGMIKLVCDSVPGLRPYGYLLGEETAYDQDEPGPR, from the coding sequence ATGCCTGCGAACGACGCCCTACAGCGGTACGTGCTCACGTTGCTGGCGGTCGTGCTCACCGTGCTGGTGCTCGCCTACGGGCGTGACCTGTTCCTGCTCCTCTTCGTCTCGGCCCTGTTCACCTTCCTGCTGCTCCCGCTCTCCCGGCGCATGGAGAAGGCCGGCCGCCCGCGCTGGGTGGGCGCGCTGGTGGCCACGCTGGCCCTGGTGGCCGTGGTGATGGGCGCCTTCTTCTTCCTGGGATGGCAGTTCACCCGCTTCGGTGGCGAGCTGCCGGCCCTGCAGCAGACGCTCCACGTCAAGGTGCAGGCCCTCATGCGCTGGGTGGAGGGCGCCGTGCACATCGACCGGCGCGACCAGATCCAGTGGTTCAATGCTCAGGTGGCCGGGCTCGCCGACACGGGAGGGCAGCTGGTGATGGAGGTGTTCAGCGGGGCCGGCGCCGCCCTCGGCGTCATCGTCCCCATCCCCTTCTTCGTCTTCCTCCTGCTGATGATGAAGGACAAGTTCCGCGAGTTCCTGGTCCACTGGAGCGAAGGCCGGGAGACCGATGCGGTGGCCATCGTGCGCCGCATCAGCGCGCTGAGCCGCAGCTACCTGCGCGGGGTGCTGCTGGTGATGCTCATCCTGGGCACCCTCAACAGCATCGGCTTCCTGGCGCTCGGCCTGCCCTACGCCGTGGTCATGGGCTTCCTGCTCGCCCTGCTCAACCTCATCCCCTACATCGGTGTGCTGCTCGGCAGCCTGCTGCCCATCCTGGTGGCGCTCCTCACCAAGGACTCCATCGGCTACGCCATCGGCGCGCTCGCCGTCTGCCTCATCACCCAGTTCCTGGACAACAACTTCATCACGCCCAAGGTGGTGGGGGGAAGCGTGAGCCTCAATCCGCTCGCCAGCATGCTGGCCCTGATCGCCGCGGGCATGTTGTGGGGCGTGGTGGGCATGGTGGTCGCCATCCCCCTGGCCGGTATGATCAAGCTCGTCTGCGATTCGGTGCCCGGGCTGCGGCCTTACGGCTATCTGCTCGGCGAGGAAACGGCCTACGACCAGGACGAGCCCGGCCCGCGCTGA
- the guaA gene encoding glutamine-hydrolyzing GMP synthase, producing MPDTILILDHGSQYTQLIARRVRELNVYCEIHPFTKAAAFAGDASIKGVILSGSPFSVHDANAPDTDIRGFQGRVPVLAVCYGAQLLAKREGAPVVRSTVREYGRAHLDNIHMPAPLFDGIHPGTQVWMSHGDSITGAAGRMQVMASTHAVPVAAYRLKDEPTFAVQFHPEVYHTAEGLQLLRNFVHGVCGCAGDWTPHAFVSTTVDRLRAQLGRDQVVMALSGGVDSTVAAVLLQRAIGDRLHCIFVDNGLLRKNEFAQVLEDYRHLGLNITGVDARDRFYDALRGLEDPEAKRKAIGRTFIEVFDTEAHRIQDVKWLGQGTIYPDVIESVSVNGPSVTIKSHHNVGGLPERMKMQVVEPLRLTFKDEVRRVGRELGLDARLLGRHPFPGPGLGIRILGEVTAEKVALLQEVDAIWVQGLRDEGLYDQVWQAGAILLPVRSVGVMGDERTYENAVALRAVTSTDGMTADWCDLPHAFLARISNAIINRVKGVNRVVYDISSKPPATIEWE from the coding sequence GTGCCCGACACCATCCTCATCCTCGACCACGGTAGCCAGTACACCCAGCTGATCGCCAGGCGCGTGCGCGAGCTCAATGTCTACTGCGAGATCCACCCCTTCACCAAGGCGGCCGCCTTCGCCGGGGATGCCTCCATCAAGGGCGTGATCCTCAGCGGCAGCCCCTTCAGCGTGCACGACGCCAACGCGCCCGACACGGACATCCGCGGCTTCCAGGGCCGGGTGCCCGTGCTGGCGGTATGCTACGGGGCCCAGCTGCTGGCCAAGCGGGAAGGGGCCCCCGTGGTGCGCAGCACGGTGCGGGAGTACGGCCGCGCCCACCTGGACAACATCCACATGCCCGCACCGCTCTTCGACGGCATCCATCCGGGCACCCAGGTGTGGATGAGCCACGGCGACAGCATCACCGGGGCCGCGGGCCGCATGCAGGTGATGGCCAGCACCCACGCCGTGCCTGTGGCCGCCTACCGGCTGAAGGACGAGCCCACCTTCGCGGTGCAGTTCCATCCGGAGGTGTACCACACCGCCGAGGGCTTGCAGCTGCTGCGCAACTTCGTGCACGGCGTGTGCGGATGTGCCGGCGACTGGACCCCGCACGCCTTCGTGTCCACCACGGTGGACCGCCTGCGCGCCCAGTTGGGACGGGACCAGGTGGTGATGGCCTTGAGCGGCGGGGTGGACAGCACGGTGGCGGCGGTGCTGCTGCAGCGCGCCATCGGCGACCGGCTGCACTGCATCTTCGTGGACAATGGGCTGCTGCGCAAGAACGAGTTCGCGCAGGTGCTGGAGGATTACCGCCACCTGGGCCTCAACATCACCGGGGTGGATGCGCGGGACCGGTTCTACGACGCCCTGCGGGGGCTGGAGGACCCGGAGGCGAAGCGCAAGGCCATCGGTCGCACCTTCATCGAGGTCTTCGACACCGAGGCGCACCGCATCCAGGACGTCAAGTGGCTGGGCCAGGGCACCATCTACCCCGATGTGATCGAGAGCGTGAGCGTCAACGGGCCGAGCGTGACCATCAAAAGCCACCACAACGTGGGCGGGTTGCCCGAGCGCATGAAGATGCAGGTGGTGGAACCGCTGCGGCTGACCTTCAAGGACGAGGTGCGCCGTGTGGGCCGCGAGCTGGGGCTCGATGCGCGCCTGCTGGGCCGCCATCCGTTCCCGGGCCCCGGCCTGGGCATCCGCATCCTGGGCGAGGTCACCGCCGAGAAGGTGGCGCTGCTCCAGGAGGTGGACGCCATCTGGGTGCAGGGCCTGCGCGACGAAGGCCTCTACGACCAGGTGTGGCAGGCCGGCGCCATCCTGTTGCCGGTGCGCAGCGTGGGCGTGATGGGCGACGAGCGCACCTACGAGAACGCCGTGGCCCTGCGCGCGGTGACCAGCACCGATGGGATGACCGCGGACTGGTGCGACCTTCCGCATGCCTTCCTGGCACGGATCTCGAACGCCATCATCAACCGGGTGAAGGGCGTGAACCGCGTGGTGTACGACATCAGCAGCAAGCCCCCCGCCACCATCGAATGGGAATGA